Proteins encoded in a region of the Pseudomonas putida genome:
- the yjiA gene encoding GTPase, translated as MQTPIPVTVLTGFLGAGKTTLLKHMLKAEHGLKLAVIENEFSEAGIDSQLLGDQPVQVMTLANGCVCCSIHGDLTRALYLLLERLDAGEIAFDRLVIECTGLADPAPVAQTFFIDEELRERYILDGIITLVDAAHAELHLTQTIAQAQVGFADRLLLSKTDLVEPAAVDALRERLARINGRAAIRVVEHGCIDLAELLDVRGFNLNPDLGANLKLTLRPVLKPATPDRISTMVLRTDTALDIDRLSGFMNELLETHGTQLLRYKGVLNIAGEERKLVFQGVLKLYGFDWDAEWGAGETRESVMVFIADELPEATIRAGFEALAAG; from the coding sequence GTGCAGACGCCTATTCCCGTAACCGTCCTCACGGGCTTCCTCGGTGCCGGCAAGACCACCTTGCTCAAGCACATGCTCAAGGCCGAGCACGGCCTGAAGCTCGCGGTGATCGAAAACGAATTCAGTGAGGCCGGCATTGACAGCCAATTGCTGGGCGACCAGCCGGTGCAGGTGATGACCCTGGCCAACGGTTGTGTGTGTTGCAGCATCCATGGCGACCTGACCCGCGCCCTGTACCTGCTGCTCGAGCGCCTGGATGCCGGGGAAATCGCCTTCGACCGCCTGGTGATCGAATGCACCGGCCTGGCCGACCCGGCGCCGGTAGCGCAAACCTTCTTCATCGACGAGGAACTGCGTGAGCGCTACATCCTCGACGGCATCATCACCCTGGTCGATGCCGCGCATGCCGAACTGCACCTGACCCAGACCATCGCTCAGGCCCAGGTCGGCTTTGCCGATCGCTTGCTGCTGAGCAAGACAGACTTGGTCGAGCCGGCTGCGGTAGACGCGCTGCGCGAGCGCCTGGCCCGCATCAATGGTCGGGCCGCGATCCGGGTGGTTGAACACGGATGCATCGACCTGGCTGAACTACTGGATGTGCGAGGTTTCAACCTCAACCCTGACCTGGGTGCGAACTTGAAACTGACACTGCGCCCGGTGCTCAAACCCGCCACGCCGGACCGTATCTCCACGATGGTGCTGCGCACGGACACTGCGTTGGATATCGATCGCCTCAGCGGCTTCATGAACGAACTGCTGGAAACCCACGGCACACAACTGTTGCGCTACAAGGGCGTGCTGAACATTGCCGGCGAAGAGCGCAAGCTGGTATTCCAAGGTGTGCTCAAGCTCTATGGCTTCGATTGGGACGCCGAGTGGGGCGCTGGCGAAACGCGCGAGAGTGTGATGGTGTTCATCGCCGATGAATTACCCGAAGCTACGATTCGGGCTGGCTTCGAGGCGTTGGCTGCGGGCTGA
- a CDS encoding YbdD/YjiX family protein, translated as MFNDLGRLGKYLGQAARLMVGMPDYDNYVEHMQKTHPDKPVMSYEAFFRERQEARYGGKSGPKCC; from the coding sequence ATGTTCAACGACTTGGGTCGACTGGGAAAATACCTGGGGCAGGCAGCCCGCCTGATGGTCGGCATGCCCGACTACGACAACTATGTCGAGCACATGCAGAAGACGCACCCGGACAAGCCGGTGATGAGCTACGAAGCGTTCTTCCGCGAACGGCAAGAAGCGCGTTACGGCGGCAAGTCCGGGCCCAAGTGCTGTTGA
- a CDS encoding carbon starvation CstA family protein — MNNNNSLLRHIPWLALAVIGACALGVVALRRGEAINALWIVVAAVAIYLVAYRYYSLFIATKVMQLDPRRATPAVLNNDGLDYVPTNKHILFGHHFAAIAGAGPLVGPVLAAQMGYLPGTLWLIAGVVLAGAVQDFMVLFMSTRRNGRSLGDMVREEMGRIPGTIALFGCFLIMIIILAVLALIVVKALAESPWGMFTVMATIPIAMFMGIYMRYIRPGRIGEISVVGVVLLLASIWLGGVIAADPVWGPAFTFTGVQITWMLVGYGFVAAVLPVWLVLAPRDYLSTFLKIGTIVGLAIGILIIAPELKMPALTQFTDGTGPVWKGTLFPFLFITIACGAVSGFHALISSGTTPKLLDNETNARYIGYGGMLMESFVAIMAMVAASVIEPGVYFAMNSPAAVVGADVASVAQTVSSWGFLITPEQLEAVARDIGEHTILARAGGAPTLAVGIAQILHQVLPGENTMAFWYHFAILFEALFILTAVDAGTRAGRFMLQDLLGSFVPALKRTESWGANLLATAGCVALWGYLLYQGVIDPLGGINTLWPLFGISNQMLAGIALMLGTVVLIKMKRQRYIWVTLLPAVWLLICTTAAGLIKLFDPNPAVGFLALAKKYSTALDAGQVLAPAKDIGQMQHVIFNAYTNAGLTILFLLVVFSILFFAIKVGYAALGRKERTDKETPFQALPDA; from the coding sequence ATGAACAACAATAATAGCCTGCTACGCCACATTCCGTGGTTGGCGCTGGCAGTCATAGGGGCCTGCGCGCTGGGTGTGGTTGCCCTGCGTCGCGGCGAGGCAATCAACGCCTTGTGGATCGTGGTCGCGGCGGTGGCCATTTACCTGGTTGCCTACCGTTACTACAGCTTGTTCATCGCCACCAAGGTGATGCAACTCGACCCTCGCCGTGCCACCCCGGCGGTGCTCAACAACGACGGTCTGGACTACGTTCCGACCAACAAACACATTCTTTTCGGTCACCACTTCGCCGCCATCGCGGGCGCAGGCCCCTTGGTCGGCCCGGTACTTGCCGCGCAAATGGGCTACTTGCCCGGCACGTTGTGGCTGATTGCCGGCGTGGTGCTGGCCGGTGCGGTGCAGGACTTCATGGTCCTGTTCATGTCTACCCGCCGCAATGGTCGCTCGCTGGGCGACATGGTGCGCGAGGAGATGGGCCGCATTCCGGGGACCATCGCCCTGTTCGGCTGCTTCCTGATCATGATCATCATCCTCGCGGTGTTGGCGTTGATCGTGGTCAAGGCCCTCGCCGAAAGCCCGTGGGGCATGTTCACGGTGATGGCGACCATCCCGATCGCGATGTTCATGGGCATCTACATGCGCTACATCCGCCCGGGCCGCATTGGCGAGATCTCGGTGGTTGGCGTAGTGCTGCTGCTGGCGTCTATCTGGCTGGGCGGCGTGATCGCTGCGGACCCGGTATGGGGCCCGGCGTTCACCTTCACCGGGGTGCAGATCACCTGGATGCTGGTGGGCTACGGCTTTGTCGCCGCCGTGCTGCCGGTCTGGCTGGTGCTGGCACCACGTGACTACCTGTCGACCTTCCTCAAGATCGGCACCATCGTGGGCCTGGCCATCGGTATCCTGATCATTGCCCCCGAGCTGAAAATGCCGGCGCTGACCCAGTTCACCGACGGCACGGGCCCTGTGTGGAAGGGCACCCTGTTCCCGTTCCTGTTCATCACCATTGCCTGTGGTGCGGTGTCCGGCTTCCACGCGCTGATTTCCTCGGGGACCACCCCCAAGCTGCTGGATAACGAAACCAACGCCCGCTACATCGGCTACGGTGGCATGCTGATGGAATCGTTCGTCGCCATCATGGCCATGGTCGCCGCTTCGGTGATCGAGCCTGGCGTGTACTTCGCCATGAACAGCCCGGCTGCCGTGGTCGGTGCAGACGTAGCGTCGGTGGCGCAGACAGTCAGCAGCTGGGGCTTCCTGATTACACCCGAGCAGCTTGAAGCCGTCGCCCGTGACATCGGCGAGCACACCATCCTGGCCCGTGCTGGGGGTGCGCCTACCCTGGCGGTCGGTATCGCGCAGATCCTGCACCAGGTGTTGCCAGGTGAAAACACCATGGCCTTCTGGTACCACTTCGCGATCCTGTTCGAGGCGCTGTTCATCCTCACCGCAGTGGACGCCGGTACCCGAGCCGGGCGCTTCATGCTGCAGGACCTGCTGGGCAGCTTCGTGCCAGCACTCAAACGCACTGAATCGTGGGGTGCCAACCTGCTCGCCACCGCTGGCTGCGTGGCACTCTGGGGCTACCTGCTTTACCAGGGCGTGATCGACCCGCTGGGCGGCATCAACACCCTGTGGCCGCTGTTTGGCATCTCCAACCAGATGCTGGCCGGTATCGCCTTGATGCTCGGTACCGTGGTGCTGATCAAGATGAAGCGTCAGCGCTACATCTGGGTCACCCTGCTGCCGGCCGTCTGGCTGCTGATCTGCACCACTGCTGCTGGCCTGATCAAGCTGTTCGATCCGAACCCGGCGGTTGGCTTCCTGGCCCTGGCCAAGAAGTACAGCACCGCGCTGGACGCAGGCCAAGTGCTGGCCCCGGCCAAGGACATCGGGCAGATGCAGCACGTGATCTTCAACGCCTACACCAACGCGGGCCTGACGATTCTGTTCCTGCTGGTGGTCTTCAGCATCCTGTTCTTCGCCATCAAGGTCGGCTACGCCGCCCTGGGCCGCAAGGAGCGCACCGACAAGGAAACCCCGTTCCAGGCGTTGCCTGACGCGTAA
- a CDS encoding PilZ domain-containing protein, translating into MSDHDERRRFQRIQFDAPTRLCQGERCWEVKLLDLSLKGLLVESPKTWDPDLSQDFEAYIVLNDEVTEVQMQVELRHEEPSRLGFICLYIDIDSMSHLHRLVELNVADSTEMMRELRELIE; encoded by the coding sequence ATGAGCGATCACGACGAACGCCGCCGTTTCCAGCGTATCCAGTTCGACGCCCCGACCAGGCTTTGCCAGGGCGAACGTTGCTGGGAGGTGAAACTGCTCGACCTGTCCCTCAAAGGCCTGCTGGTCGAAAGCCCGAAAACCTGGGATCCCGACCTGAGCCAGGATTTCGAAGCCTACATCGTGCTCAACGACGAAGTGACCGAGGTGCAGATGCAGGTCGAACTGCGCCACGAAGAACCGAGCCGGCTGGGCTTCATCTGCCTGTACATCGACATCGATTCGATGAGCCATTTGCACCGTCTTGTGGAATTGAACGTGGCCGACAGCACCGAAATGATGCGCGAGCTGCGCGAACTCATCGAATAA
- the radA gene encoding DNA repair protein RadA, which produces MAKAKRLYGCTECGATFPKWAGQCGECGAWNTLVETMIESGGAAAPSSGRAGWTGQQAQIKTLAEVSVEEIPRFTTSSTELDRVLGGGLVDGSVVLIGGDPGIGKSTILLQTLCNIAVGMPALYVTGEESQQQVAMRSRRLGLPQDQLKVMTETCIETIIATARVEKPRVMVIDSIQTIFTEQLQSAPGGVAQVRESTALLVRYAKQSGTAIFLVGHVTKEGSLAGPRVLEHMVDTVLYFEGESDGRLRLLRAVKNRFGAVNELGVFGMTDRGLKEVSNPSAIFLNRTQEEVPGSVVMATWEGTRPMLVEVQALVDDSHLANPRRVTLGLDQNRLAMLLAVLHRHGGIPTHDQDVFLNVVGGVKVLETASDLALLAAVMSSLRNRPLAHGLLVFGEIGLSGEVRPVPSGQERLKEAAKHGFKRAIVPKGNAPKEPPAGLQVIAVTRLEQALDALFE; this is translated from the coding sequence ATGGCCAAGGCCAAGCGCTTGTATGGCTGCACCGAGTGCGGCGCGACCTTCCCCAAATGGGCCGGCCAGTGCGGCGAATGCGGGGCCTGGAACACGCTGGTCGAAACCATGATCGAAAGCGGCGGCGCCGCTGCGCCCAGCAGCGGCCGCGCGGGTTGGACCGGGCAGCAGGCACAGATCAAGACCTTGGCCGAAGTCAGCGTCGAAGAAATCCCGCGCTTCACCACCAGCAGCACTGAACTGGACCGCGTACTGGGCGGTGGCCTGGTGGATGGCTCTGTGGTGCTGATTGGTGGTGACCCCGGTATCGGCAAGTCGACCATTTTGTTGCAAACGTTATGCAACATCGCCGTCGGCATGCCGGCGCTGTATGTCACCGGTGAGGAGTCGCAGCAACAGGTTGCCATGCGCTCACGGCGGCTGGGCCTGCCCCAGGACCAGCTCAAGGTAATGACCGAAACCTGCATCGAGACCATCATCGCTACGGCACGCGTCGAGAAACCCAGGGTGATGGTGATCGACTCGATCCAGACGATTTTCACCGAGCAGCTGCAATCGGCCCCCGGCGGTGTGGCCCAGGTGCGCGAAAGCACGGCGTTGCTGGTGCGTTACGCCAAGCAGAGCGGCACGGCGATCTTCCTGGTCGGCCACGTGACCAAGGAAGGCTCGCTGGCCGGCCCGCGGGTACTGGAGCACATGGTCGATACCGTGCTGTATTTCGAAGGCGAGTCCGATGGCCGTCTGCGCTTGTTACGGGCGGTGAAGAACCGTTTTGGCGCGGTCAACGAGCTGGGCGTGTTCGGCATGACCGACCGTGGCCTTAAAGAAGTGTCCAACCCGTCGGCGATCTTCCTCAACCGTACCCAGGAAGAAGTGCCAGGCAGCGTGGTGATGGCTACCTGGGAGGGCACCCGGCCAATGCTGGTTGAAGTGCAGGCGCTGGTCGACGATAGCCATCTGGCCAATCCGCGGCGGGTAACCCTGGGCCTGGACCAGAACCGCCTGGCCATGTTGCTGGCGGTGCTGCACCGTCATGGCGGTATTCCTACCCATGACCAGGACGTGTTCCTCAACGTGGTGGGCGGGGTGAAGGTGCTGGAAACGGCTTCGGACCTGGCGCTGCTGGCGGCGGTCATGTCCAGCCTGCGCAATCGGCCGCTGGCCCATGGTCTGCTGGTGTTTGGCGAGATCGGCCTGTCGGGTGAGGTGCGGCCGGTGCCCAGTGGCCAGGAGCGCTTGAAGGAAGCGGCCAAGCACGGCTTCAAGCGGGCCATCGTGCCCAAGGGCAATGCGCCGAAAGAGCCACCGGCGGGGTTGCAGGTGATTGCCGTGACCCGGCTGGAGCAAGCCCTGGATGCATTGTTCGAGTAA
- the mscL gene encoding large-conductance mechanosensitive channel protein MscL → MGMLNEFKAFAVKGNVVDMAVGIIIGAAFGKIVSSFVGDVIMPPLGLLIGGVDFSDLAITLKAAEGDVPAVVLAYGKFIQTVIDFVIVAFAIFMGVKAINRLKREEAVAPTTPPVPSAEETLLTEIRDLLKTQNQNRLP, encoded by the coding sequence ATGGGCATGCTCAACGAGTTCAAGGCTTTCGCGGTCAAAGGCAATGTCGTCGACATGGCGGTCGGTATCATCATCGGCGCGGCCTTCGGCAAGATCGTCTCGTCCTTCGTCGGTGACGTGATCATGCCACCACTGGGCCTGCTGATCGGTGGTGTGGACTTCAGCGACCTGGCCATTACCCTGAAGGCTGCCGAAGGTGACGTACCAGCGGTAGTGCTGGCGTATGGCAAGTTCATCCAGACCGTGATCGACTTCGTGATCGTGGCCTTTGCCATCTTCATGGGGGTGAAGGCGATCAACAGGCTCAAGCGTGAGGAAGCCGTGGCGCCGACTACGCCGCCGGTGCCTTCGGCTGAAGAGACACTGCTGACCGAGATTCGCGACTTGCTCAAGACGCAGAATCAGAATCGCTTGCCGTGA
- a CDS encoding ferredoxin--NADP reductase, whose product MTASAEKFTRQTLLDVQPLTPNLFSLRVTRDAGFRFRSGQFARLGVTKADGSVVWRAYSMVSAPHDEHLDFFSIVVPGGEFTSELSRLGAGDTLLIDRQAFGFLTLDRFVGGRDLWLLATGTGIAPFMSILQDFEAWERFDNIKLVYSVREAKELAYVDEIAGLEQREYLAEHAGKLQFIPVVTREQHPGALNQRITTLIENGELEKAAGLALSPEHSRVMLCGNPEMIDETRKVLKARDLQLSLSKRPGQVAVENYW is encoded by the coding sequence ATGACCGCTAGCGCCGAAAAGTTCACCCGCCAGACCCTGCTCGATGTTCAGCCGCTGACGCCGAACCTCTTCAGCCTGCGGGTTACGCGCGATGCGGGGTTCCGCTTTCGTTCCGGTCAGTTCGCCCGCCTTGGCGTGACCAAGGCCGATGGCAGCGTGGTGTGGCGCGCCTATTCAATGGTCAGCGCGCCCCATGATGAGCATCTGGACTTTTTCTCCATCGTGGTACCCGGTGGCGAGTTCACCAGCGAGCTTAGCCGGCTGGGTGCGGGCGATACCTTGCTGATCGACCGTCAGGCTTTCGGTTTCCTCACCCTCGACCGTTTCGTCGGTGGTCGCGACCTGTGGCTGCTGGCCACGGGTACGGGCATTGCGCCGTTCATGTCGATCCTGCAGGACTTCGAGGCTTGGGAGCGTTTCGACAACATCAAGCTGGTGTACTCGGTGCGCGAAGCCAAAGAGCTGGCCTACGTAGATGAAATCGCCGGGCTGGAGCAACGCGAGTACCTGGCGGAGCATGCGGGCAAGTTGCAGTTCATTCCGGTGGTGACCCGTGAACAACACCCAGGGGCGTTGAACCAGCGCATTACCACGTTGATCGAGAATGGTGAACTGGAGAAGGCGGCGGGGCTGGCGCTGTCGCCAGAGCATTCACGGGTGATGCTGTGCGGTAACCCGGAAATGATCGACGAAACCCGTAAAGTGCTGAAAGCGCGTGACCTGCAACTGAGCCTGAGCAAGCGGCCAGGGCAGGTAGCGGTCGAAAACTACTGGTAA
- a CDS encoding autoinducer binding domain-containing protein codes for MLHWKPEHLHAFVSERNPQKLFDIAVHLAQELGMDYLGLNIRIQIATQTPRLYLYSNYPSEWIERYQRDDFYKQDPAAHMSHSSTTPVLWTDDLYRDAPQFREAACQHGLRHGWTQSLHDLQHNESQISVARPAEKIDIVELYDKAGSVQWLCHTLHAVLGEHHLNALCPPQPRMSERELEVLKWSAAGKTAADVACILSLSQSTVNFHIRSVITKTNAANKAGAIAIAALRGWI; via the coding sequence ATGCTTCACTGGAAACCCGAGCATCTTCATGCGTTCGTCAGCGAGCGCAACCCGCAGAAGCTGTTCGACATCGCAGTCCATCTGGCTCAGGAGCTGGGCATGGATTACCTTGGGCTGAATATCCGCATCCAGATCGCCACGCAAACACCAAGGCTGTACCTCTACAGCAACTACCCAAGTGAGTGGATCGAGCGCTATCAGCGCGACGATTTCTACAAGCAGGACCCGGCAGCGCACATGAGTCACAGTTCGACCACCCCCGTACTATGGACTGACGACCTATACCGAGACGCCCCTCAATTTCGCGAAGCGGCCTGTCAGCACGGCTTGCGTCACGGCTGGACGCAATCACTGCACGACCTGCAGCACAACGAAAGCCAGATCAGCGTGGCCAGGCCTGCCGAAAAGATCGACATCGTCGAGCTTTATGACAAGGCCGGCAGCGTCCAGTGGCTGTGCCATACCCTGCATGCCGTGCTTGGCGAACACCACCTGAACGCACTGTGCCCACCTCAACCAAGAATGAGCGAGCGTGAACTGGAAGTGCTGAAATGGTCGGCTGCCGGCAAGACCGCTGCCGACGTTGCCTGCATCCTGTCGCTTTCGCAAAGCACGGTGAACTTCCACATCCGCAGCGTGATCACCAAGACCAACGCTGCCAACAAGGCTGGCGCCATCGCCATAGCCGCCCTGCGTGGCTGGATCTGA
- a CDS encoding DUF2474 domain-containing protein yields MMTGKHGLEDKKPLWQRLGWLLLIWAMSVAALGVAAWVMRLFMGAAGLTTH; encoded by the coding sequence ATGATGACGGGCAAACATGGCTTGGAAGACAAGAAACCGCTGTGGCAGCGGCTGGGTTGGCTACTGCTGATTTGGGCGATGAGTGTTGCCGCGCTGGGCGTGGCGGCATGGGTGATGCGGCTGTTCATGGGGGCTGCGGGATTGACCACCCATTGA
- the cydB gene encoding cytochrome d ubiquinol oxidase subunit II, which translates to MGIDLPLIWAVIIIFGVMMYVVMDGFDLGIGMLFPFVKGEQDRDVMMNTVAPVWDGNETWLILGGAGLFGAFPMAYAVVLEALYLPLILMLIGLIFRGVAFEFRFKAKADKRHIWDKAFIWGSLVATFFQGVALGAFLEGFKVVDRHFAGGTLDWLTPFSLFCGLGLIVAYTLLGCTWLIMKTEGPLQQKMHDMARPLALVLLAVIGIVSLWTPIAYPQIADRWFSMPNLLWFMPVPLLVLVTFYGLLKAVARNAHYTPFLLTLVLIFLGYSGLGISLWPNIIPPSISIWEAAAPPQSQGFMLVGTLFILPFILMYTFWSYYVFRGKVTHEDGYH; encoded by the coding sequence ATGGGTATCGACCTTCCGCTGATCTGGGCCGTGATCATCATTTTCGGCGTCATGATGTACGTGGTGATGGACGGTTTCGACCTGGGCATCGGCATGCTGTTCCCCTTCGTCAAGGGCGAGCAGGACCGTGATGTGATGATGAACACTGTCGCGCCAGTGTGGGACGGCAACGAAACCTGGTTGATCCTGGGCGGGGCGGGGCTGTTCGGGGCTTTCCCGATGGCTTACGCCGTCGTTCTCGAGGCCTTGTACCTGCCGCTTATCCTGATGTTGATCGGTTTGATCTTCCGTGGCGTGGCCTTCGAGTTTCGCTTCAAGGCCAAGGCCGACAAGCGGCATATCTGGGACAAGGCATTCATCTGGGGGTCGTTGGTCGCCACCTTCTTCCAGGGTGTGGCGTTGGGTGCCTTCCTCGAAGGCTTCAAAGTGGTCGACCGCCATTTCGCCGGTGGCACACTCGACTGGCTTACCCCGTTCAGTCTGTTCTGTGGTTTGGGGCTAATCGTTGCCTACACGTTGTTGGGGTGCACCTGGCTGATCATGAAGACCGAAGGGCCGCTGCAACAGAAGATGCACGACATGGCCCGGCCGCTGGCGCTGGTGCTGCTGGCGGTGATCGGTATCGTCAGCCTGTGGACCCCCATCGCCTACCCGCAAATCGCCGACCGCTGGTTCAGCATGCCCAACCTGCTCTGGTTCATGCCGGTGCCGCTGCTGGTGCTGGTGACCTTCTACGGGCTGCTGAAGGCGGTAGCGCGCAATGCACACTACACGCCGTTCCTGCTCACCCTGGTGTTGATCTTCCTGGGTTACAGCGGCCTGGGCATCAGCCTGTGGCCGAACATCATCCCGCCGTCGATCTCGATCTGGGAGGCCGCAGCGCCCCCGCAAAGCCAAGGTTTCATGCTGGTGGGCACCCTGTTCATCCTGCCGTTCATCCTGATGTACACCTTCTGGAGCTACTACGTGTTCCGCGGCAAGGTGACCCACGAAGACGGTTATCACTAG
- a CDS encoding cytochrome ubiquinol oxidase subunit I, translated as MFGIEALELARMQFAFTVSFHILFPAITIGLASYLAVLEGLWLRTHNQVYRDLYHFWSKIFAVNFGMGVVSGLVMAYQFGTNWSRFSDFAGAVTGPLLTYEVLTAFFLEAGFLGVMLFGWNRVGRGLHFFSTVMVALGTLVSTFWILASNSWMQTPQGHEIIDGRVVPVDWFAVVFNPSFPYRLMHMATAAFVSTAFFVGASAAWHLLRGRDNPAVRKMLSMAMWMALIVAPIQAVIGDFHGLNTLKHQPVKIAAIEGHWENVPGEPTPLILFGIPDMKAETTRFKVEIPALGSLILTHSLDKQVPAMKEFPPEDRPNSTIVFWSFRIMVGLGFLMIFVGLWSLWLRKRGTLYSSRPFLHVALWMGPSGLVALLAGWFTTEIGRQPWVVYGLMRTADGVSNHSYAQLGFTLVAFVVVYFALFGTGLGYMMRLVRKGPQTGEGDEHTPGGPGQKRTPARPLSAADDGREATSASLNKGN; from the coding sequence ATGTTCGGAATAGAGGCCTTAGAGCTCGCCCGAATGCAGTTTGCCTTTACCGTGTCGTTCCACATCCTGTTCCCGGCCATCACCATTGGCTTGGCGAGCTACCTGGCAGTCCTCGAAGGCCTCTGGCTGAGGACCCACAACCAGGTCTACCGTGATCTCTATCATTTCTGGTCGAAGATATTCGCCGTCAACTTTGGCATGGGCGTGGTCTCTGGCCTGGTCATGGCCTACCAGTTCGGCACCAACTGGAGCCGCTTCTCCGACTTTGCCGGCGCCGTCACCGGCCCGCTGCTCACCTACGAAGTTCTCACTGCGTTCTTCCTCGAGGCGGGCTTCCTGGGTGTCATGCTGTTTGGCTGGAACCGCGTCGGCCGTGGCCTGCACTTCTTCTCCACGGTGATGGTGGCGCTCGGCACACTGGTTTCGACGTTCTGGATCCTTGCCTCCAACAGCTGGATGCAAACCCCACAAGGCCACGAGATCATCGATGGCCGGGTGGTGCCGGTGGACTGGTTTGCAGTGGTGTTCAACCCCTCGTTCCCCTACCGCCTGATGCACATGGCCACAGCCGCGTTCGTTTCCACCGCGTTCTTCGTCGGTGCTTCGGCGGCTTGGCACCTGCTGCGCGGGCGTGACAACCCGGCCGTGCGCAAGATGCTGTCGATGGCCATGTGGATGGCGCTTATCGTCGCCCCGATCCAGGCGGTGATTGGCGACTTCCATGGCCTCAACACGCTCAAGCATCAACCGGTGAAAATTGCCGCGATCGAAGGCCACTGGGAGAACGTACCCGGCGAGCCGACCCCGCTGATTCTGTTCGGCATCCCCGACATGAAGGCCGAGACTACCCGCTTCAAGGTCGAGATTCCCGCGCTGGGCAGCCTGATCCTGACCCATAGCCTGGACAAGCAGGTGCCGGCGATGAAGGAGTTCCCGCCCGAGGATCGGCCTAACTCGACCATCGTGTTCTGGTCGTTCCGGATCATGGTCGGGCTCGGCTTCCTGATGATCTTCGTCGGCCTGTGGAGCCTGTGGTTGCGCAAGCGCGGCACGCTGTACAGCTCGCGCCCGTTCCTGCATGTGGCCCTGTGGATGGGCCCATCTGGGCTGGTCGCGCTGCTGGCCGGCTGGTTCACCACCGAAATCGGCCGCCAACCTTGGGTGGTGTATGGCCTGATGCGCACGGCTGACGGCGTGTCCAACCACAGCTACGCCCAGCTTGGTTTCACCCTGGTGGCCTTCGTGGTGGTGTATTTCGCCCTGTTCGGCACCGGCCTTGGCTACATGATGCGCCTGGTGCGCAAAGGGCCGCAGACCGGGGAAGGTGACGAGCACACGCCGGGTGGCCCTGGCCAGAAACGCACTCCGGCGCGGCCGTTGTCCGCCGCCGATGATGGCCGAGAGGCCACCTCTGCCAGCCTGAACAAGGGGAACTGA